CCAAATGTTGTCGGATCATGCATTACTGAAGCTTCGTCAAATGTAGTCCCGCCGTGAGTTGTGCTGAGATGGTCAGAACTCTCAGTCTCCAGCAACCTCAGATCCAGAATATTTTGTGTGGAAGATGATGGCTTATACAATGACTCGCTACAAACAGTTGAAATACTTTGGCTTTCTTCTTGCCTGGAGAATGAGGGTAAGTCTTTGCTAATAGATTCTTTGTGTAATTCAATATCTTTTGGTACAATCTTTCTTCTTGTATTATCAAGAGAAGAAATGTCACGTACTTCATTAGTGATACTGGCTTTCTTTTCATTTAAATATCCTTCCTTCATTTTCTTGCCTGTCACTTTGTATTGTACAGGAAAGCCAGAAAAAAATTCCCCTTGCATTTTTAGATCTGTGTTTTCCAATGTTCCAGGAAGTTGTGATTCCTTTTGAGCTTCATCTACTCTGCTAATGCCAGATCTGTCAGTTTGTGATACTTTCTTAGAAATAACTGTTGCCTTAGTAGTCATTACTAGTTTCCACAGTTCTTTATTTTTATCTTTCCTCCTCCAGCGCCACTGTGGGCTTGTGGGAAGGTGGGTCCAATCATCTCTCATTTTCTTGAGTACGCTTTCTTCTGAGGCTTCATCTTCACTGAAATATGAATAAAGTTTGTTTTCAGAAGTGGCATTGTCATACTTGTTTTCAATATCATTATCTTCAGTTTCATCTGGAGGCTTGAATTCTTGTACAAAAGCTTCATTACATACTGATGTTTGCTGTGTATCAATTTGCTGTCCTATATACCTTGACTTCTTTGTCATATTCATATCTGATAATTGACTTTCTGCCTTCAAATTGTAATAACCACCTTCAACACACTcatgctctctcactctctttttaAATCTTGACTGTGCTGATGCAGTTGTAAGGCATCTCTTTGCATTCAGTTTTGATGTGTCATCACTTTCATTTGTGTTCGAATTAACATGGGAAATAGTTTTTGCATTTAAACTAAGTTTGCTGGAAGTTGCACTTTCTACAGTAATGTGTTTTTCAGAATTCATTTCCAGTTCTTTGTTGAGATCAAACTCTTGCGTTAAACACTGACTTGTGTGACTATCATTAAGATGACTTGCCGCTTCTGCACAAGATTCCACATTATTGTGGTCATTTCTTTGGTTATTCTGTTTCTCTGTAAACTTTGTTGACAATGGGTCATCACCTCTATATGTTTGCACATTAGGCAGGCTCCTTACAGGATATGATGATTTTGACTCTGAGAGCATAAACTTATCTTTGAGGTTATAATCTGATTTGCTTGGCTGTATTTGGGAAGTAGAATGCTTCCCAAACTCCTTAACAGATTGATTAACAACTTTTAAGACTTCCATTTGCAACATCTCATATTTTTCTTTAGCTTTAACTTCTATGTTTAGTGCATCAAAGCCTTCAAATTCTAATTTAAGCTTACCTTCACTAGTTCTTTTGCTCCCTTTTGGCTTCAGATTTTCCATACCACAAGCGGAACTTTCTGTTTTTTTGCATTCTATTTCAAAGCTCTCTGTGATTTTTTCTGCTCCGTGTTTCAAACATCCTGCATTATCTTCACTGCTGACTGTGTTACTAGCAGGTGTGTCAGGATTTTGAGAAGTCTCAGACAGCACTATAGTATCTCCAGTCCTGTTGTGTTCAATACACACCGACATGCATTTTAATGTATCTGAAACATCACTACAATTGTCCAATGTTGCTACAAAATCTTCAGACCATTTGCTAGAAGTGGACAGTAATGTATTTTGAGAATCAGGTATTATATTATCTTTATCAGAGATTTCATCTTTTTTTTCTAAATCTGTTAGCCTGCTTTCACTTATTTTTTTATTTGTCATAAAACAGGCATACTCTTCATCTTCATTTCCATGAATGTTAAGGATTTTGCTAGTTGGATATTCACTGGGGATCTTGGGTCTACATTCTACCTTATCAGAAACATCGTGACTTAAATTAATTTCCACATCTCTCATTTTCACTGGCTGGTTATTGGCTTCCATGTTTGTTTTTCCTAAAGTTACAGATACAGCAGATCTTGGCTGTATAACTGCAGGAGTACACACTTTTGCTTGATTTAAAGGAGGAAGAACAGTCTTTGGAGGAGTTGCAGGCACAACTGTGGTTATGGCACGAGTTGAGGAAATAGTAGATGGTGTAACTTTATTTGCACATTGATCAGTAACTCTTTGATGGGCAAGAGATGCTGAACTAGTGTTAGTTTTGGGCTGGGTAACTGTTGTAGTGGTACTTTTACATAGGGATGTAGATGCAACTGTAGTTCCGGGAGAAGTAGCAGATCCAACTTTAGCCTCAAGCTGGGTCACAGATTCGGTGATTTTTACAGGCTGAAAAGATGCAGTGACAGGTCTTGGCTGGGTTACTGGTGCACTGAAACTTCTGGCTTGGATCACAGATGTAATGTTAGTTTTAGCCTGAGTAAGAGATGCAGTGGTAGTAATAGGCTGATTCTCAGATACCACAGTATTTCTGAGCTCAGTAGCAGATTCAATGGTAGTTGTTGGTTGGGACTCAGATGCAATAGCAGCTCTGGGCAGCactacattgtttatcttggacTGGGatgtagctacagtgacagtTGTAGTTCCCGGTTGAAGTGTAGATGTAATGGTAGCAGTGGGCTGAGTTGCTGATGCAATATTAGTGCTGGAATGGGTCAAAGATGAAACGATAGCTCTAGAATCAGCCAATGATATGATGGAGGTTATTGGATGGGTCAGTGATGTTGTCAAATTTGTTGGATGGGACAACGATATAATGGAAGTGATTGGTTTGGttactgttgtagtggtagtttttGGCTGAGTCACAATTGTAGTGACTGTTCTAGGCTGGGTCCCACATGTAGTAATTGTTTTAGACTGGGTTACACATGTAGTGGTAGTTCTAGGTGGGGTCACACTTTTAGTGATAGTTCTGGGTTGGGTCACAGATACAGTGGTGGTTCTGGGTTGGGTCACATACACAGTGGCAGTTCTATGCTGGGTCAGAGATGTATTTCTAGGTGGGGTTATACATGCAGTGGTACTTTTGGGCTGGGGTATAGGTGTAGTGGCAGCAGTTGTAGATTGTGCTGATGCAGTGAGAGTTCTGACCTGGATACCAGACCCAGAAAGAGTTTTGGGCTGTGAAACAGAGGCAACACCAATTTTGGGTTGTGTCATGACACATCCAGCCATTGTTTGTGAGGTTGTGGTAATTCTAGTCTCAGTATTAGTGGCAGTGATACCTTTTGGTGGAGACAAGGCAGAAGATCCAACCTTTTGTTGAGTTACACTGGTGTTAATAGGTTTTGTGTGCATAACCGTTAATATGGTTGCTTGAAGTTCAGGTTCAGCTTCTAGAGTACCAGTACAAGCCAAAGATGGCAAACCGGCAGAAATCTTTGTGTCTGCCACCTGCATTTGGGGAATTTTGTGGTTCTGAGTATACAGCGCAGAAGTATTTGTCTGATACGGTA
This Cherax quadricarinatus isolate ZL_2023a unplaced genomic scaffold, ASM3850222v1 Contig3287, whole genome shotgun sequence DNA region includes the following protein-coding sequences:
- the LOC128703196 gene encoding serine-rich adhesin for platelets-like yields the protein MEIASPAKSSIIPSPRKCSSTKSPLKGWRSKEGVRWMCNVCHKMFITRAASLAHVATHIICNFEPKAVLVNVETGARLRNRRSICGNYGIDFFHETSDNVSDDVEELKEIVIKEKEFKSKRKNRKSVQRIAIEEPVLERAGQYTDSGSHERSSDFVFSERSENQEHFSDDEKPKCDMKFSLSYLSQAEKEKFNPVSHIKDGVKVTDSKSIIRKTLTLRKNEALDSKELGNNKREKECGPESSKVTTPVEELPSIQLATPTRVSSGNIILSEDIDEDLECLFKPSLNFVTIPYPDDRCSDVSFVKSSWEAQPEEDVHKTATQLHLFEEEWSRSTTPSESEGGKEENEPMNHLIFSKDESEDENEKFQTVLMSSEEMDVDKESAVKMEIKSESSVDDSYQANKETLLNRGLTSQTLGMRKQLSSLEDNKEKRLSSNSSASPALDLVTELKQEKSEERETNPKQEIMRTEQILVTDKDLVDKIILDGIINTEMQVKEEHLREKVNVKENFSDIDYITVKESETYKELVRDSKDNKRSDRGVTVCCESKADDNDYKNLDKQDQNTYRLLSETTKHENINISLPQEASEKIAIYQLGDIEETCSEHSQQESFSEKSVRQYKGDLEETTDAQYIPKHPGGGHNTERLVRPKCSEESIYANISAEPPAACRDLKSPIKNLSNNEIYESSPSELEKTSESSLLNQTKPATFALKPKTYSVSLTKSKSMGMSVIHSETLPPVTQSDSPLSAIQPNILSVSTSNATSPKSSAAFVSLPILPQTSEELSSDLHLPHVSTASEILTKINAHETHCLKSEASLKSLTLTNVESVVSTLEQDLPLDSVVPCTSALLSCSSTETAVVTTQSSCLSSSFTVPNAGINAHVPYQTNTSALYTQNHKIPQMQVADTKISAGLPSLACTGTLEAEPELQATILTVMHTKPINTSVTQQKVGSSALSPPKGITATNTETRITTTSQTMAGCVMTQPKIGVASVSQPKTLSGSGIQVRTLTASAQSTTAATTPIPQPKSTTACITPPRNTSLTQHRTATVYVTQPRTTTVSVTQPRTITKSVTPPRTTTTCVTQSKTITTCGTQPRTVTTIVTQPKTTTTTVTKPITSIISLSHPTNLTTSLTHPITSIISLADSRAIVSSLTHSSTNIASATQPTATITSTLQPGTTTVTVATSQSKINNVVLPRAAIASESQPTTTIESATELRNTVVSENQPITTTASLTQAKTNITSVIQARSFSAPVTQPRPVTASFQPVKITESVTQLEAKVGSATSPGTTVASTSLCKSTTTTVTQPKTNTSSASLAHQRVTDQCANKVTPSTISSTRAITTVVPATPPKTVLPPLNQAKVCTPAVIQPRSAVSVTLGKTNMEANNQPVKMRDVEINLSHDVSDKVECRPKIPSEYPTSKILNIHGNEDEEYACFMTNKKISESRLTDLEKKDEISDKDNIIPDSQNTLLSTSSKWSEDFVATLDNCSDVSDTLKCMSVCIEHNRTGDTIVLSETSQNPDTPASNTVSSEDNAGCLKHGAEKITESFEIECKKTESSACGMENLKPKGSKRTSEGKLKLEFEGFDALNIEVKAKEKYEMLQMEVLKVVNQSVKEFGKHSTSQIQPSKSDYNLKDKFMLSESKSSYPVRSLPNVQTYRGDDPLSTKFTEKQNNQRNDHNNVESCAEAASHLNDSHTSQCLTQEFDLNKELEMNSEKHITVESATSSKLSLNAKTISHVNSNTNESDDTSKLNAKRCLTTASAQSRFKKRVREHECVEGGYYNLKAESQLSDMNMTKKSRYIGQQIDTQQTSVCNEAFVQEFKPPDETEDNDIENKYDNATSENKLYSYFSEDEASEESVLKKMRDDWTHLPTSPQWRWRRKDKNKELWKLVMTTKATVISKKVSQTDRSGISRVDEAQKESQLPGTLENTDLKMQGEFFSGFPVQYKVTGKKMKEGYLNEKKASITNEVRDISSLDNTRRKIVPKDIELHKESISKDLPSFSRQEESQSISTVCSESLYKPSSSTQNILDLRLLETESSDHLSTTHGGTTFDEASVMHDPTTFGDLSYDYDLH